In Paralichthys olivaceus isolate ysfri-2021 chromosome 12, ASM2471397v2, whole genome shotgun sequence, the genomic window taaaaaccaaaaaagaaTCTGTCTTCATAATACTACACATTTGTAAAGTGTATCTTTCTTGAACATGCGCACAGACACATCCGTGAATCCAAAAGTTACGTTATTGGCTTTATTGTGAAAAATGTTTCCAGAGCCGTAAATTTATCACCATACACAACTACAACCAAAAACTACATTTTGACCAAAACAAAGATTTGTGACAAACAATCACAAGATGCCACAGTCCCACACAAATAACTTCCTCATCCCCCGATCACAAAgtctgagaaaacacaaagacagacacagaacatTGAACATGCTCAAAAAATTGTATCGGACGaagtttataaaagaaaaacatccttTATTAATGACATGCAGTACTACATCTCTTTTTTCTTATCATCACAAGGAGAATGGCAACCGTTGCAGCCATATCTCACATTAAGGAGGGGACACCTTCTTGTTCTGACCCCAAACCCCTGCACTCTCTCCCGCCATCTCTTGGTTTCTTGTTTGCTTCtttcacaaacatttcagaACATAGAAGTTGCAGGAAGTCCCCCGGGGACAGCTGCACAGGGTGCCAATACGCGCGCCTTTACGCACGGCACATGGCTCCCCTGCGTCACACTgggaagacaaaaacaacatcgATACaggaaaattacatttttgaagATCATGACctaagaaaatatgtttttaaagtcATTTTTGCATCTCAATCCAAAAGTACTTCGCCCAGATACAAAGTCATCAAAGTTCAATGGCTGACTGAACGAATCCTTAGTCCTCTCCAAAATGTTTCTAGCCTGACGTGTTTCTAAATAACAATAATGCCACTAAGAAAAGACAATAATCCAAAGAAGTAACTGAAACAGATTCACAGAGCTGaaaatgatcatatttaaaGCTGATTCAATATCATTTCTTTGTTTACTTACCGAGGGCAGCCAGCCAAGCTTTTTCTCAGAGGGCATCTCCTTACTCCTCAGCTTCTCCAGCACTTCTTGCAACGCGTCAATCTACACAGGGATACGGTATTTAGTTTTGAGAAAGAAACCATGCTTTTAAAACTCAACACGATGTGACCCCTGTGAGGAGAACAGACATGCTGGGTATAGATCTTCGATGCCTGTGCTATAAGATAAGTTGTATGAACAATCTAATGTTTCATGAATCCATCTGAAACCCTTTCACATGTCCCATGTCTCTCACCAGGTCTTTCTCCTGTTGTCTTTTTGGCGAGAAATCCAACGAGCGCGTCTCGAGTGAAGAGTCTCCCTCCGCACGAGCGAGCCACAGGTACGCGCAGCAGCAGGTGACCGCGAGGAGGAGAGCTCGTGCGCTGACCATGGTGCTGAAACacaggcaggaggaggaagaggaggaggaagggtccTTGTCTTCAGCAGGTGGAGGGTCTGGAGGGTCTCCTGGACAGAGATCCCCCTCTTTATAGCTGCTGCTCCAGTGCTGTTGACATCAGCCGGCCTCTGAAATATTCATGGAGACTCTGACATGGGTGACACCACTCAGCACCTTTGTATCTTCAACAGGAAGGTGGTTAGATGTGGGTTTACA contains:
- the LOC109636372 gene encoding cocaine- and amphetamine-regulated transcript protein-like, coding for MVSARALLLAVTCCCAYLWLARAEGDSSLETRSLDFSPKRQQEKDLIDALQEVLEKLRSKEMPSEKKLGWLPSCDAGEPCAVRKGARIGTLCSCPRGTSCNFYVLKCL